ATATTGCTAAGAGTAATATTACTACACCGGAGAATCGCACTTTAACGTTAGGTGCTATTCCGGAGCCTATTATAACGGTGAAGCCATCTCAAATAGTGGGGAAAAATGATGTAGGTAAATATGATGTAACAATAAAGCCCAGTCCGGTGCAATATGATTATCAGCAAGGTGAAGTTTCATATTATTTAAAACAAAAAGCAAGTTTAAAAATGTGGGTTACAGAAGGAAAATATGATATTAAAGCATAATTGAGGAGGATTTATTATGAATATTAAAACCACGAGATTTGGCGAAATTGAAATAAATGACGATAAGATAATTGAATTTGAACAAGGGATACCGGGGTTTGACGAAGAAAAACAGTTTGTAATCATTCCTTATGATGAAAAAAGTCCATTTTTATTTATGCAATCTGTAAAACAGGAAGATTTGGCGTTTTTAATAATAAATCCGTTTCTTATTTTTGCCGATTATGAATTTGAAATTGATGATGCATCAATCGAAGATTTAACTGTAAAACAAAGTGAAGACTTGCTAATTTATACGATTATCACAATGAACGAAGGTGATATCAAACAAATGACAACAAATTTAGTTGCTCCTATCGTAATCAATAAAGAAAATAACAAAGCAAAACAAGTTGTGCTTGAAAAAAGTAAATACAATACCAAGCACAAGGTGTTTGAATAGAGGAACGCTATGTTAGTTTTAAGTCGAAAAATAGGACAACAAATTATGATAGGGCAAGATATCACCATAAAAATAGTAGACGTGCAAGGTGAAAATGTGCGAATTGCCATTGAGGCACCAAAGGAAATTAAAATTTATCGAGGCGAAATTTATAAAGCGATTGTTGAAGAAAACAAACAAGCTATCAATAATGTAGCAGCAGTAGATTTATCAAACATTACTTTTAAATAAAGATATAGCAAATCATAAATTGTCTTGATAGTTAGACGACAGTTTAATCAACAATTTCAAAGGATTGAAATTTTTAAGTTGTAACCTAAAATCATGGAGGGATAGGTATGATTAATAGTATTGGTAAAGTAAGTGGTGAAGTTAAGAATGCTTCAGCCGAAAAAACAGTCAGTGTTGACACTTCCTCTGCTAAGCTTAGTGCAGTAGCCGAAGAAAATGTGAAAAGTTCGCAAAGTTCAATTAATGCTGATGTAGAAGTTCTGTTAAGTGGCAGAGAACAAGGAAATATTCATAATCAAAGTAAAGATGGCAAAAAT
This window of the Negativicutes bacterium genome carries:
- a CDS encoding flagellar assembly protein FliW — its product is MMNIKTTRFGEIEINDDKIIEFEQGIPGFDEEKQFVIIPYDEKSPFLFMQSVKQEDLAFLIINPFLIFADYEFEIDDASIEDLTVKQSEDLLIYTIITMNEGDIKQMTTNLVAPIVINKENNKAKQVVLEKSKYNTKHKVFE
- the csrA gene encoding carbon storage regulator CsrA; amino-acid sequence: MLVLSRKIGQQIMIGQDITIKIVDVQGENVRIAIEAPKEIKIYRGEIYKAIVEENKQAINNVAAVDLSNITFK